The genomic interval GCGCAGGCACACGTacagacacaggcacacacatggaGGTTCAGGTCATGTCagaggccacacacacacaccagcaggtGAAGTCACACTGGTGCATGCGTGTGGGCACACACCTTTCCTCAGATGCTCCTTCAGTTGGCTCAGCTCCCCTTGCGCTGCGAGCTGGTGGATGGACAGGGCTGGGGGCCAGAGAGAGGCAGAGTCCACACCTGTCCCATCCCTGCTCCAGTACTCCGTTCACTCCCCGTCCAAAGTCGCTCCTTCCAGCCCCTGCCACCCCGCCGCTTCTCTCCCCTGGGGACCAGGGGCCCACTCACAGTCCAGGGTGGCTGGCAGGGCCGAGACTTCATTGCCCCGCTGCCGGTTGGTGAGGGTCGTTGAGTGCTTCAGGGAGCTGCCtgctgggagagagagaaagggcctcGGTTTCCCCTCAGTATGTCTTGGGTTTTAAGGCCAGACCCTGGGGGcttgacggagaaggcaatggtgacccactccagtactcttgcctggaaaatcccatggatggaggggcctggtaggctgcagtccatggggtcgctgagttggacatgactgagcgacttcactttcacttttcactttcatgcactggagaaggaaatggcaacccactccagtgttcttgcctggagaatcccagggatgggggagcctggtgggctgccatctatggggttgtgcagagtcggacatgactgaagcgactcagcagcagcagctgggggctTGGAACTATCAGAGGCAGTGCCTGGCTCCACTATCCACTCACTCCACCCTCTCAGATGCCCCGGGTGTATATTTCTCCTCCATCCTGGCAAGGTTCTGCACAAAGTCTCTGCCCTCAAGGGCCCATGGACAAGCCAGGGAGTcagacagaaacagaaatagaatgaaaGCTCAAGCTGAAATATGGGctcaggagaaatgaaaagcaggTGGAAGAGgggcagaaagaaggaagggcagGGGGTGAGTCCCTTTCAGAGAAAGTGGTCAGAGAGGGCCACTCTAAAGAGGCCCAACTGTGAGCTTGGCCAGTTGAAGAAACCTGGGGAGAGGTGTAGGAAGAGCATTTCACACAGAGGGAACAGCAGGGGCAAAGGCCCCGGGGGGATCGTGTCACACTCTCAAAAGATTCCCGTCAAAAGAAATCCTTGGGTGCTCAATAAGTCAGACATAGAGTTATCATCCAACTTAGCATGGTACTCCCCAAAGAGTTGAAATCACGTGTTCAGACAAAAATTGAGCATGAACATGAACatacatgttcacagcagcactagtcACTCACTAATAgaggaacaacccaaatgtccatcaagggatgaatgaataaagtaaaTATGGTCCTTCCATACTATGGAagattattcagctataaaagggatgaagtactgatacacatTACAATGCAGGTGAACCTTAAAAACATGCCGAGTGAAAGGAGTCAAACAGAAAAGGCGACATGTTATATGAACCCATTTATAGGTAATGTCCACTACAGGCAAGTCCATAGGCACAGAAAGCAGAttttggttgccaggggctggaagaAGTGGATAGGGAGCGACTGCTAATACCTCTGGGgttttccttttggggtgatggaagTGTTCTAGAACTACAAAGATGTGGAAGTGACACACCACGGTCATTTACTGCCACTGAATTGTAAGCAATTCCAGTTaaaatggctaattttatgttatgtgcattttaccacaatttaaaaaaagaaaacaatccaaaAGCAATCCCTCACAGGGTGGAGAGGGAAGACACATTCAAGGTGACAGGACACAAAGACAGAAGTCTCGTCTTGGGCCTGACATGTCACCGATCTTGCATCCCAGAAGCAGGAGTCCAGGGGAAGTATCCTACCTTGAGGTGAGGAGCTGCCAGCATCTGGCTCAGGATTCCCAGGCTCCGGGGTACAGGGGAAGAGACTGAGGACCACAGTGTCTGAGCCGTCAGGGGACTCGTCCCTGGGGTCTTCGGGGTCCCCAAATTCTGGGGTTGAAGGCTGCTGGATCAGGCTGAGATCCTCGGCAGGCTGGGTGTCTTCCATGGGGAAAGCTGGTGGAAGGGCCAAACAGGGAGAGATGGCAATAATTATCAACAATTCATTAAGCAGGCACTGACTACATACCTGGCCTTACATAGTAAGGGTAGGTAAACTCAGACTCAGCCAGAAAATTAAAACCAAGGTCGTTTTAATTGAACTTCTTGGACCCACTCCTGCCCACCACCAGAGCACACACAACAGGCACTGCTTAAAAGCCCTGGCTCCGGGGTGGGCTGTCTGAATCCCTCCACTTATATGCTGTGAAAGCTTGGGCATCTGACTtaatttctctaagcctcagtttcttcattaaaaaaatggtgAAATGAGGCCTAAAAAAATCATGTCTGTAAATAGCTGAGCAGGAGGACTGATACCCGGGCAGACCTTAATAAATGTCTGCTgttgttttttggggggagggggaaaatcGCTAGAATGAGCAAGGGCTCAACAAAGATGTGATTGGCTGCATCCCACCCGCCCCTCCCAAGCCAATCCATCAGGTCCACTCACCTCCAGCTAGCCTCCTCTGCCACCCGACGCCGCGAGTCAGGGTACCCCCAAACTTGGGGGCGCAACTCACAAACTTTTCTCTTCCAACTGATGCAAGGGGCAGCAAGATGGAGCCTGTACTGTCTGCGCCTTGCCTGCTTCTGCTGGGACGAGAGCAACTTGATACGCGACCGCTACCCCCACCCCGAGTTCTCCCACTGCGCCTgcgcgccccctcccccggcAAAAGTGCGGAAAGGCTGGAGCAGTAGGAGCGGCTTCGGGCCCTTTAAGGCTTGGGGGAGGGCCGAGGCTTCCGCCAGGGCAAGAATTATGCAATTGCGCCTGCGCGTTTCCGTCCCCACCGCCCCGGAGGGAGCCTGGTAGGGTCGTGAGGGATGGGCGGGGCCTCagagggctctctctctctctctctctctttctctctcgaGTTCACGGCCCTCGTCCGCCCTCACCCCTGACTCCGCCCACACGTTTTTCCTGACGCAGCCAATCGGTTCCGCCTTCGGCCAGATGGGCCGGGCTTTCTTTAGTAGGGGGGCGTGAGGGGCTACACCACTGCTGCTCCCTTCCGTAACAATATCTCCTATGCAGGCGTGGGGGCTCAAGGGCCTCTGCAGGGATTTGGTGGCAGCAATGGGGTACAAGTGCATGGAGTATTTCCCCAGTATGTCTGCCTCCTGAAAAGGGGTTCGGTAAAGGAGGGCACCTATGCCCCTTCTCCGCCTGAGCGTCCCTCCTGGAGCTTCAAGGGGCCTCCGGCCCCTCTTCACTCACCTCCCGATTGCCTCTTTCCCCAGTCTCTCACTCACGGCCCTTCTGTCTGTGTTGACTAAGAATCTAGAAGGGAAGACCAATTAGTACCGGAACTGGATAAGCGCGGCGTCCAGTTTCGTAGGGAAAGTTTAGGCTGTTGTCTCTACCTCCAGACTTCCGGTTCCGGTCCTCGAAACAGGGCCGTGGCTACTATGGAAGAACCCGAGATGCAGCTCAAGGGGAAGAAAGGTGGTGTGGGGCCCCacgcggggcggggcggaggggccAAGGACTCATAGAAGGGCGATCTGAAGGGGGTAACAGGGGGCCACGGCGCTGAGGGAGCGTTTGGGGGCAGTGATTGAATTGCCAAGAAATCCCGGCTCAACCGCTGActagttttgaaacctttagagACACTGTGCCTcggttttgtcatctgtaaaatggggagtaTAATagtctccctgcctccccccgccccccataaaATTGTTATGAGAATTCAGTAACGTGATATGGTAAAACAATGTGTAAAACACTGGAAGAATGCCAGGGGCGTGGCAGTTGTGTGTACTGTTTGCTTTGTATTTAAGcatttgtatatatttgttgttgttgttcagccgctaagtcgtgtccgactcttcgggaccgcatggactgtaagcccaccaggctcctctgtccatgggattctccaggccaggatactgacgtgggttgctgtgcccttctccagttgtatatatttacatacctGTAAATCACataggattgggggcaggaggagaaggggacgacagaggatgagatggctggatggcatcaccgactcaatgggcatgggtttgggtagactccgggagttggtgatggacagggaggcctggtgtgctgcgattcatggggtcgcaacgagtcggacaggactgagcgactgaactgaactgaactgaaatcacatAGTTACAAATTACAAAATGCCACtagcttatttttaaagtgtcaaTGTCGTTATTAATTGTTACATACATCACTGCTAGTTAATGATTTAGACGTCACAAGTACATTTAATTCCACATCCTTCCTAACAGCACTGTGAGGTGTAAGCTATTACCACTGtgttcattttcaaaaggagGAGCCCTTAGAGGGTAAGAGGACATACAGTTTGGAGGTGGCAGGCTGGGCTCTGCCTGAGTCAGCGCAGTGGTGAGCTGGGCAAACCCAAACTGGACAGTCTCAAGCACAGCCTCCCCTGACTCCCAGACACCAACGGGTTCTCCCTCACTAACTACACTGTCCTGGGCAGTGGGATGGGGTCCATCTCTGTAGCAAACCTTGAGGTGGGTTCTGTTATCCTCCcattttttcagatgagaaaactgaggctcagaaatacTTCTGCCCTCACAAATCCCaagttttaaataaacataaCCTAATAAAGAATGAGACCTtttacacctggaactaacaaaacattggaagtcaactatactccaatgtaaaatttttaaaaagattaaaaatttaagtataagGGAAATGAACAAAGTTCTGAGGTTGAGAGTGAGGTTGAAGGGACATCTGATTAAGCTTGGTGATCAGGGAAGGCCAGGAGGTGACAATTGAGCTGAGGGGTGAAGGGAAATGAGAGGTGGGGATGGAGGCAGTGTCATTGGCAGGATCGAGTACAAAGACCTTGAGGTGGCAAAGTGTTCAGAGCTGTGCTTCAATACTAGTCACAGTActtattcatatttaaattaattaaaattaggtaaaatttaaaattcagcttctgagttacatttcaagtgctcagtagtcGTATATGACTAGTGACTACTGTATTGGGCAGTATAGATTATAGAGTCGTTCCATCATCTCAGGAAGTTCTTGTGGACAGTGCTGAATGTCCATGGAAAGCCGTGAGGCCATTGTGCCTGGGGCAGAGGGCCAGGCAGGCGGTGGGGGGGAGTGGTAAGAGCAACAGAAAATGCAGAGCCTTCTGGTCCATGTGAAGCAAGGCAGATTTGCTTCTCTGGCTGATGGGAGTCATGGGAGTGTTTCAACCAAGGGAGAGACCCATCTGATATGTTTAGTAGGAGCTCATCTCGTCTGTTTTGTGGGGACTGGATTGTTGGCAGGAGGGGGAGCAGGGAGACCAGGGAGCAGCTAAGTTTGGGATCTAGGTGAGAGACAGCTATGCCTGGACCAGTAAGGGCAGTGCAGTGGTAAAAGTGGGTGAGTTTGGGGCTTTGTTTTGTGACTGAACAAGCAGGAGCTGCTAATTGATGGGGTAGGAAGGGCAGGGACCACCATCTGGCTGCTGTTTTTGAGGCAGATCCTGGGATGAGGAGTTGTCTTTAACTTACTAACAGAGCCCCgaagaggagagagggaaatAGGACAGGGTTGGGGAGGAGGCTGAGCAAGCAGCAACCTCAGGTAGAATCCTGCAGAGGGGAGCCACGGTCTATTCCCACAGGGGAGCTTATGGGGATGAGTCACACTTCTTGAGTTGTTCGGACACTCAGCATGTGTTGTGGACTTTCCTCCCCCTTGGTGGTCAGTCATGGCCTGGAACCATCCACCCATGTAAACTTGCAGGCACTTTTGGGTCCAGTAGCCAGTGGGCCTCTGAAGAAGAATCTCTTGATTTTGTCACAGGTAAATGAAATGTGAGTGGATTTGAGTGGGTGGCAGCAAGCAAGTAGGTTTAGGAAGGGAAGGATCATGAATCCACTGGATACATTAATGTCATCAAGACTGAGGCCCTTCTGTGACTCCCAGATGGAGTTGTTTGGCTGTACTGTGATCACCTGCAAGCCATCACCAGGGCCACAGGTGACCCAGCTGGGAGGGTTGCTGGGCTCTCCTCTACTCTGGGTGGACTCACGGGTTGAGCAATCAGGAATCTAATGCTATGTCTCCTTGATCACCTGTTAACCCtatctccctctccccactggcccCACTTTGCCCAACTGTCCATCCTGGACCCAGTTACTGACAAATTCACCGAGAGTGTCTACGTCCTGGCCAATGAGCCGTCTGTGGCCCTGTACCGGCTTCAGGAGCACGTGCGCCGCTCTCTGCCTGAGTTGGCCCAGCATAAGGTAAGAGTCCTGTCCTAGCGACTGACCTCTCCCAGGGTCTGCACCTTGTGAGCTGGGGCCTGCTAGGTGGAGCAGGGAGCACAGCTCCTGTTGGTGTGGGAGTCAAGCGGGGACATGAGCAGGGAGGTGCGTGGTCACTGACCCAGCTTGGGGCTGGATGGATACACCTGGGGTGGATTTGGAAGAAGAAGAAGGTGCTGCGTCTCCTGTGACCCATGTGGTGAGAAGGAGGCAGCCACATGAGGACCCAAGGGAAGGATGtgtcaggcagagggaacagcctgtGCAGAGGTCCTGAGGCATAGTTGCCACCTGTTCACAGAAAGCCCAGACAGGAGGGGTGGGAGTTGCCGGAGGAAAGATTGGGGCTGGAGGGGGAGGGTCTCAGCAGCTGTGGTGATTGGCGTTCGGGTGCTCCATTCCCGAGAACTGGGAGGAAGGAGGTAACAGCCAGCCCTGCTCACAGCTCCCCACCCTCCACAGGCTGACATGCAGCGGTGGGAGGAGCAGAGCCAGGGAGCCATTTACACCGTGGAGTACGCCTGCAGGTGAGCACCCACTGCCAGCATTGCCCCACTGTGGCCTGGGTGTTCAGGGGCAGCTCCGTCAGCTGCCTGCTGAGCCCTGGCCTGCCAAGCCCACCTGAGTAGGGGCAGGTGGAGCTTGACTCACCTGGCTGCAGGGCAGAGTTCCAGCCCAGACCTGTGCTGCTCACTATTTGATCCTCACGTGTCTCGGTCAGGCTTCTTCCTGGTCCTCAGCAGCCCCCACCATCTGTCACAGGAGGGGTCATAAGGATTCCAGGAGGTGCCTCAAGAGGCCAGCGTTTCCCACCCACAGCCACGACCACAGACTGACTGGTGGGGTGGATGGCAGCTCGGGGTAGTGCCCAAACACAATACTgtttattttaagtttttatttctttctaagtTTTTATATTGTGGTAAGAGGCACATAagtaaaatttattatcttaaccatttttaagtgttcaattcagtggtattaaatatattcataatgcTGTGCAGCTGTCCCCACCACCCACCTCCTGagttcttttcatcttgcaaaactgaaattctgtcccTGTTAAACATGAACTCCCCACTTACCACCCCCATTCCTGGCTCCtgccattctgctttctgtctaaAAATCTGTCTATTCAAGGGACCTCACATTAATGgaatcatacatttttttttgtctttttgtgactgtccTTTTTCACCTAGCATAgtatcttcaaggttcatccacattgtagcctgtgtccaaatttccttgctttttaggGCTGAATACTATTTCATCCTAtagatggaccacattttgtttatccattcatctcttggacatttgggttgcttccatgttttagctactgtgaataaagtttctgtgactgtgggtataccatttattatttgtgttttctcGTTTGCTTACCTTTCTCTAAATACCCAGAATTTTTAACCCCAAGTGAAAGATGCACCCGATAATAGAAAGCAGCAGTTGGTGTTTTTCCCCATTATTGCATCTTTGCCAACCTCCCTCCTGTGCTTCTGTTGGCTCCCCATGACTGTATTTCATGTCCAGGCTTGTTCCATTTGCTCTAGGAGTTAATGACTTGGGAGTGCTATTTGCTCCTAGTGCGGGCTGTAGGTTGTTTTGGTGGAGGCTAGACACTCCCCAGCAGTCCTTGTCCGTGGCACTGTGGGATTTGCCCGCCTGTTTCTGTTGTATAGTCGAAGTTCCTTGACAGGAAGTCCTGTTGCTTGGAGTTCTGCCATCACCAGCCCCCTCTGCTGGGGCTGGAGGGTGATCCAGACTGATGGCATCTTCCTGGGGATTGTGGTTACAAACACTCTTCTCAGCTCCAGGAAGAGTAGAAAAGATAATGGAGTTTTTCTTGCAGCTACTAAATAGTTCCTGGTCAGCCAAGAACCTTTCAGCCtaggtttgggacttccctggtggcctagtggctaagaattcaagctcccaatgcagcaggcctgggtttgatccctgatccaggaactagatttcacatgttgcaactaagaatttggatgctgcaactaaagatcctgtgtgccacaatttaagacctagcgcagccaaataaaaactttttttttttttttta from Dama dama isolate Ldn47 chromosome 9, ASM3311817v1, whole genome shotgun sequence carries:
- the RFXANK gene encoding DNA-binding protein RFXANK isoform X4 is translated as MSDSAQPHRWQPTRLPHPWDSPGKNTGVGCHFLLQCMKVKSESEVAQSCPTQRPHGLQPTRPLHPWDFPGSSLKHSTTLTNRQRGNEVSALPATLDSLSIHQLAAQGELSQLKEHLRKGDNLINKPDERGFTPLIWASAFGEIETVRFLLEWGADPHILAKERESALSLASTGGYTDIVGLLLERDVDINIYDWNGGTPLLYAVRGNHVKCVEALLGECSRGWPCRNPDRQGRV
- the BORCS8 gene encoding BLOC-1-related complex subunit 8 isoform X1, which encodes MEEPEMQLKGKKVTDKFTESVYVLANEPSVALYRLQEHVRRSLPELAQHKADMQRWEEQSQGAIYTVEYACSAVKNLVDSSVYFRSVEGLLKQAISIRDHMNATAQGHSPEEPLPPSSA
- the BORCS8 gene encoding BLOC-1-related complex subunit 8 isoform X2; protein product: MEEPEMQLKGKKVTDKFTESVYVLANEPSVALYRLQEHVRRSLPELAQHKADMQRWEEQSQGAIYTVEYACRLLPGPQQPPPSVTGGVIRIPGGASRGQRFPPTATTTD